In Terriglobus aquaticus, the genomic window TGCTGCTGGCGTCCAGACTTGTCCCACAGCGAACAGAACAGCGAGAGCGATCCACACGCCAAGGTCCACACTGCCATAAGCGGGATCAGCACAAGGTACGTCACCCACTTCCAGAAGGCAGACGGTTCGCGCCGTGTCATGCGAGGCAGGTCGCGCTGCGTTCGTTCACCATTCTCCACGGCCAGTTGGCTCACTTCTGCTCCTCCGAATCAGCCAGCATGGCTTCTTTCCATTCAGCCACAAGGTAGACCGACCCGGCCACCACCACGGAACCGTTCGTGGCAGAGCGAAGTGACGTGTACGCCTCGGCGATACCGGAAAGCAACTGCACCGCTTCGTCACCGGACTGCTTGTGCATCGCGACTTCATGCCCTGCGTGTCCAGCAGCAATGGTGGCAAGCCGCTCCGCACCGGCAGCGCGCGGCGAATGCACGGGCACCAGGATGACGCGGTCACCTGGTCCGTCAAAGATGGGGAACAGAATCTGGGCCATCTCCTCCAGCGCCTTGTCTGCCAACCCGCTGAACACAAGCGTGCGGGGCGCGGGCAGGGTCTCGTCCGCGAACGCGCGGGACAGGTACGACCGCAGCGTCCACACGCCTGCAGGATTGTGTGCCACATCCATCAGCAGGGTGGCTCCGCCAGGCAGCGTGGTTCGCTCCAGCCGGCCAGGCCAGCGCACCTCCCGGATGCCGCGCTCTGCCGTTGCCGCCGTAATGCGGTCAAGCCCGGTCCGGGCGGACAGCCACTCCGCCGTCGCCAGCGCCAGGGCCAGGTTGCGCCGCTGGTGGTCGCCAGGCAATTGCGGCGTCACCGTGAAGGCGCCGCCGAACGCAGGAACCACATAGCTGTCGCTCACCGCCTCGCGTGGCGAGGGCTGTGGCAGGTACGCCGCTGCATTTACGCCTGTAACGTCCAGCGCCACGGCTCGTTCGCCGATCGCGGAGTTCGCCTCAGGATGTTGCGGCAGGGTGACGAGAGTTCCGCCGGGCCGCAGAATGCCGGCCTTTTCGCGTGCGATCTCGGTAATGGTGTTGCCCAGCCACTCCTGGTGGTCCAGGGCAATGTCGGTGATCACGCTGCATACAGGCTCGACGATGTTGGTTGCGTCCAGGCGTCCGCCCAAGCCCACCTCGAGCACCGCCATATCCACACCTGCGTGTTGGAATGCGTGAAACGCGATCGCGGTCACAGTCTCGAAAAAGCTAGGCATTTGCGGCAGATCGCCGCGAGCGACCAGATCGCGGGAGGTAGCATCCACCGTGGCAAAGCTCTCCGCAAACGCCTCATCTGCGATGGGTACGAGCGAATTGCCAGGCTGGGCCGGGTCGCTGATCTGTATGCGCTCGTTGACTCGTAACAGGTGCGGCGAGGTGTACAGGCCCGTGCGATAGCCGCTGCACGCCAAGATGCTGGCCAGCGTCGCGGCAGTCGATCCTTTGCCGTTGGTCCCGGCGATTAGAACGGAGGGGAACTGAGTCTGTGGGTCGCCCAGGGCACGCGCCAACACGCGCATATGCTCCAGCTCAAACTTGCGTCGGGTACCCGCCAGCTCGGCTCCGGCGGTGGCCAGCAATTGGATGGCCGCTTCATAGGTCATGCGAACCTGATTGTAGCCAGAGCGCCCAATCCTGTCGTTTGCACCGGCGGATGTGCAGGTTGATCAAGCAGGGACTGCAGCGATCCCGCGTCGCATGAATCTATCGGCCAGAGTGCGTCCAAGGTTAGGCCGACTCCCCCGAAGGTGGTACATGCCAGTACATAGGTGATTCGTAACATTGGTATCGCCCATGGTAGGCCAGGTGAGTTGCCGGGGTGCCTGCGTAGCCGGTTGTACGCGGGACTTTGCTCCAAAGGATGTTCCATGCATGATTTGATTGTTGGCCTTGCGTTCCTCGTTATGCTAGTTCTTCCTTCCGTTTTCGCCATGCGTTCCGGCGAAGAATAGGTTGGAACCCAACCCTGCATTGGTCACGCATTGCCGGCCAGCAGCAGGCGCGCTCCCTTTCCCAGGACACCCAAACCGTCACAACGACCCGAAAAATAGCGGGCGTTGATCCCGAAACTGTCCAGGTCCAGTAGCACCTCCCAACCGGAGTCCCCCAACTCCCGCTCTATCTCTTCCGGCGCAAAGAACTGCTGAAACGGTTCCCCCGCTTGCGCTACCCGGGCACTCAACGAATCCAGTG contains:
- a CDS encoding bifunctional folylpolyglutamate synthase/dihydrofolate synthase → MTYEAAIQLLATAGAELAGTRRKFELEHMRVLARALGDPQTQFPSVLIAGTNGKGSTAATLASILACSGYRTGLYTSPHLLRVNERIQISDPAQPGNSLVPIADEAFAESFATVDATSRDLVARGDLPQMPSFFETVTAIAFHAFQHAGVDMAVLEVGLGGRLDATNIVEPVCSVITDIALDHQEWLGNTITEIAREKAGILRPGGTLVTLPQHPEANSAIGERAVALDVTGVNAAAYLPQPSPREAVSDSYVVPAFGGAFTVTPQLPGDHQRRNLALALATAEWLSARTGLDRITAATAERGIREVRWPGRLERTTLPGGATLLMDVAHNPAGVWTLRSYLSRAFADETLPAPRTLVFSGLADKALEEMAQILFPIFDGPGDRVILVPVHSPRAAGAERLATIAAGHAGHEVAMHKQSGDEAVQLLSGIAEAYTSLRSATNGSVVVAGSVYLVAEWKEAMLADSEEQK